In Arsenicicoccus sp. oral taxon 190, the following are encoded in one genomic region:
- a CDS encoding MMPL family transporter, with amino-acid sequence MLTWRHLADRVTSRRGAWVTLALVLLVTTALMGALRGATVARGDETLPSSSESARVAELQREFPGHELSPVVVVITRYDENPLAATDLASAQRVSAAAAGAVAQQPSRPVPSQDGRAVLVNVPVRADRPGTEVAPDVDAMRSAIHAATPAGLRAQVTGGPAFGADVASAFRGADLRLLLVTVGIVAVLLLLTYRSPVLWLVPLAVVGLADGLAGTATKALGSALGLSFDSGIVSVLVFGAGTNYALLLISRYREELRRTPDHREALRDALVATGPAVLASNATVVLALLTLVLAVMPGTRGLGPTSALGLVIAGVFALTALPAALAICGRRVFWPFVPRPGHEQATESGTWGRIAARVVARPFPVLLVGAVVAALMAAGLLGTRVGLAQTEQFRVASESQQGLEVLAAHYPAGESAPLVIMAPQGEAAAVEAAARHTPGVTRVMRTGTAGETVRLMAVASAEPGSTQAQDTVRALRDAVHPHSALVGGQTAQQVDALAAAGRDLRVVAPLILGLVLLVLVLLLRAVVGPLVLLAVNVVSALAAIGAGTWVGERLLGFPGLDVHVPLLAFLFLVALGIDYTIFLAHRALHEATEHGTRAGIVRAVAHTGGVITSAGVVLAAVFAALGVLPLVTLGQLGLIVGLGVLVDTLLVRALVVPAVCGALGDRLWWPRRLTS; translated from the coding sequence ATGCTCACCTGGCGTCACCTCGCCGACCGGGTCACCTCGCGCCGCGGCGCCTGGGTCACCCTCGCCCTCGTCCTGCTCGTCACCACCGCCCTCATGGGGGCCCTGCGGGGCGCCACCGTCGCGCGCGGCGACGAGACGCTGCCGTCGTCCTCGGAGTCGGCGCGGGTCGCCGAGCTGCAGCGGGAGTTCCCCGGCCACGAGCTGTCACCCGTCGTGGTCGTGATCACCCGGTATGACGAGAACCCACTCGCCGCAACCGATCTCGCGTCGGCCCAGCGCGTGAGCGCGGCCGCTGCCGGCGCCGTGGCCCAGCAGCCGTCCCGCCCGGTCCCCTCGCAGGACGGGCGTGCGGTCCTCGTCAACGTGCCGGTCCGGGCCGACCGCCCCGGCACCGAGGTCGCCCCCGACGTCGACGCGATGCGCTCGGCCATCCACGCCGCCACGCCCGCCGGGCTGCGGGCCCAGGTGACCGGCGGGCCGGCCTTCGGCGCCGACGTCGCCTCCGCCTTCCGGGGCGCCGACCTGCGGCTGCTGCTCGTGACCGTCGGCATCGTCGCGGTCCTGCTGCTGCTCACCTACCGCTCCCCGGTGCTGTGGCTGGTGCCGCTTGCGGTGGTCGGCCTCGCCGATGGGCTGGCCGGGACGGCCACCAAGGCGCTCGGGTCCGCGCTCGGCCTCAGCTTCGACAGCGGCATCGTCAGCGTCCTCGTCTTCGGCGCGGGCACCAACTACGCGTTGCTGCTGATCTCGCGGTACCGCGAGGAGCTGCGCCGCACCCCCGACCACCGCGAGGCCCTGCGGGACGCCCTGGTCGCCACCGGGCCGGCTGTGCTGGCCTCCAACGCCACCGTCGTGCTGGCGCTGCTCACGCTGGTGCTGGCCGTCATGCCCGGCACCCGCGGCCTCGGGCCGACGTCGGCGCTCGGCCTGGTGATCGCGGGGGTCTTCGCCCTCACCGCGCTCCCCGCGGCGCTCGCGATCTGTGGCCGGCGCGTCTTCTGGCCCTTCGTGCCCCGGCCCGGGCACGAGCAGGCGACCGAGTCGGGGACCTGGGGGCGGATCGCGGCCCGGGTCGTCGCCCGCCCCTTTCCCGTCCTGCTGGTCGGCGCGGTCGTGGCGGCCCTGATGGCGGCCGGCCTCCTCGGGACCCGGGTCGGCCTCGCCCAGACCGAGCAGTTCCGGGTCGCCTCGGAGTCGCAGCAGGGCCTGGAGGTGCTGGCCGCGCACTACCCCGCGGGGGAGTCCGCGCCGTTGGTGATCATGGCGCCCCAGGGCGAGGCGGCGGCCGTCGAGGCGGCGGCACGGCATACGCCCGGGGTGACCCGCGTGATGCGCACCGGGACCGCGGGGGAGACGGTGCGGCTCATGGCCGTCGCCTCCGCCGAGCCCGGGTCGACCCAGGCCCAGGACACGGTGCGGGCGCTGCGCGACGCGGTCCACCCGCACTCCGCCCTCGTGGGGGGCCAGACGGCGCAGCAGGTCGACGCCCTGGCCGCCGCCGGCCGTGACCTGCGGGTCGTCGCGCCGCTCATCCTCGGCCTCGTGCTCCTCGTGCTCGTCCTGCTGCTGCGCGCCGTCGTGGGGCCGCTGGTGCTGCTCGCCGTCAACGTCGTCAGCGCGCTCGCGGCGATCGGCGCCGGGACCTGGGTGGGGGAGCGGCTCCTCGGCTTCCCCGGGCTGGACGTGCACGTGCCGCTGCTGGCGTTCCTCTTCCTGGTCGCCCTCGGGATCGACTACACGATCTTCCTGGCCCACCGGGCGCTGCACGAGGCGACCGAGCACGGCACCCGCGCCGGCATCGTGCGGGCCGTCGCCCACACCGGCGGGGTCATCACCAGCGCCGGGGTGGTGCTGGCCGCCGTCTTCGCCGCCCTCGGGGTGCTGCCGCTGGTCACCCTCGGTCAGCTCGGGCTCATCGTCGGGCTCGGCGTGCTCGTCGACACGCTGCTGGTGCGGGCCCTCGTGGTGCCCGCGGTGTGCGGGGCGCTCGGGGACCGGCTGTGGTGGCCCCGGCGGCTAACCTCCTGA
- a CDS encoding threonine aldolase family protein, with protein sequence MERLHDVTRTGFASDNYAGVHPAVLDALAVVNGGHVGSYGADPYTAALQDVTRRHFGEQASCWPVFNGTGANVVALSAMTDRWDAVIATGHAHIHVDECGAPEKVAGIKVVTVDSPDAIMTPALIDREAYGFGFEHHAQPRVVSITQSTEVGTVHTLEQVRAVTEHAHALGMVIHMDGARIANAAAALKVSLREMTTDVGVDVVSLGGTKAGLMGVEAVVVVNPDAVRRMDFVRKLSMQLASKMRFLSAQLLALYSEDLWLETARHANAMARRLGEGLRALDGVTLTQEVAANGVFAVIPPQVTLRMQAHYPFYVWDEATHVVRLMCSWDTTPEDVDGFVAALAEELAREGDNPA encoded by the coding sequence ATGGAGAGGTTGCACGACGTCACGCGCACGGGTTTCGCCAGCGACAACTACGCGGGGGTGCACCCCGCGGTGCTCGACGCGCTCGCCGTGGTCAACGGCGGCCACGTCGGGTCGTACGGCGCCGACCCCTACACCGCGGCGCTGCAAGACGTGACCCGCCGCCACTTCGGCGAGCAGGCCTCGTGCTGGCCGGTCTTCAACGGGACCGGCGCCAACGTCGTGGCCCTGTCGGCGATGACCGACCGCTGGGACGCGGTCATCGCGACCGGGCACGCCCACATCCACGTCGACGAGTGCGGCGCCCCCGAGAAGGTCGCGGGCATCAAGGTCGTCACGGTCGACAGCCCGGACGCCATCATGACGCCGGCGCTGATCGACCGGGAGGCCTACGGGTTCGGCTTCGAGCACCACGCGCAGCCGCGCGTCGTCAGCATCACCCAGTCGACCGAGGTCGGCACGGTCCACACCCTCGAGCAGGTCCGGGCGGTCACCGAGCACGCCCACGCGCTCGGCATGGTCATCCACATGGACGGCGCGCGCATCGCCAACGCCGCTGCGGCGCTAAAGGTCTCGCTGCGGGAGATGACGACCGACGTCGGCGTGGACGTGGTGTCCCTGGGCGGCACCAAGGCGGGGCTGATGGGCGTGGAGGCCGTCGTCGTGGTCAACCCCGACGCGGTCCGGCGGATGGACTTCGTGCGCAAGCTGTCGATGCAGCTCGCCTCCAAGATGAGGTTCCTGTCCGCGCAGCTGCTCGCGCTCTACTCCGAGGACCTGTGGCTCGAGACGGCCCGGCACGCCAACGCCATGGCCCGGCGGCTCGGCGAGGGGCTGCGCGCCCTCGACGGGGTGACCCTCACCCAGGAGGTCGCCGCCAACGGCGTCTTCGCCGTCATCCCGCCGCAGGTCACCCTGCGGATGCAGGCCCACTACCCCTTCTACGTCTGGGACGAGGCCACCCACGTGGTGCGGCTCATGTGCTCGTGGGACACCACCCCGGAGGACGTCGACGGGTTCGTGGCGGCGCTGGCCGAGGAGCTGGCGCGCGAGGGCGACAACCCGGCGTGA
- a CDS encoding FAD-binding dehydrogenase, with protein sequence MDADVIVVGAGLAGLVAACEAADAGRQVLLLDQEGEQSLGGQAYWSFGGLFLVDSPEQRRLRVRDSEELAWADWEGTAGFDRPEDHWPREWARAYVHFAAGEKRSWLRQLGHRLFPVVGWAERGGYAALGPGNSVPRFHITWGTGPGVVEPFERRVRDLAHRGLVRFGFRHRVDSLVVEGDEVVGVRVSVLEPDDAERGRPTSRTVLAEQEIRAQAVVLTTGGIGGDHELVRAAWPPRLGQVPTRMVTGVPAHVDGRGIGIAHAAGASLIHPDRMWHYTEGVHDWDPIWPGHGIRILPGPSSLWLDAHGRRLPGPLYPGFDTLGTLAHLRRTGADHSWFVLTRTIAGKELALSGQEQNLDLTQRSWRGVAQRATTDVPAAVQAFLDHGEDFLQAPTLDGLIEQMTALEPGAGLDPEQVRREVRARDLQVANPFGKDGQLAHVRDSRNYLGDKLIRTAPPHRLEDPEHGPMIAIRLSVLTRKTLGGIETDLSGRVLRPGGAVLPGLYAAGEAAGFGGGGMHGYRALEGTFLGGCLFSGRQAGRAVAAATA encoded by the coding sequence ATGGACGCCGACGTGATCGTCGTGGGAGCCGGGCTGGCCGGGCTCGTGGCCGCGTGCGAGGCCGCGGACGCGGGGCGGCAGGTGCTGCTGCTGGACCAGGAGGGCGAGCAGTCCCTGGGCGGGCAGGCCTACTGGTCCTTCGGGGGTCTCTTCCTCGTCGACTCGCCGGAGCAGCGACGGCTGCGGGTGCGCGACAGCGAGGAGCTGGCGTGGGCCGACTGGGAGGGCACCGCCGGGTTCGACCGGCCGGAGGACCACTGGCCGCGGGAGTGGGCGCGCGCCTACGTGCACTTCGCCGCCGGCGAGAAGCGGTCCTGGCTGCGGCAGCTCGGGCACCGGCTCTTCCCCGTCGTCGGGTGGGCCGAGCGCGGTGGGTATGCCGCCCTCGGGCCCGGCAACTCCGTCCCGCGCTTCCACATCACGTGGGGCACCGGGCCCGGCGTCGTCGAGCCCTTCGAGCGGCGGGTGCGGGACCTGGCGCACCGCGGGCTGGTGCGCTTCGGCTTCCGGCACCGGGTGGACTCGCTCGTCGTGGAGGGCGACGAGGTGGTCGGGGTGCGGGTGTCGGTGCTGGAGCCGGACGACGCCGAGCGGGGTCGACCCACCTCACGAACCGTCTTGGCGGAGCAGGAGATCCGCGCCCAGGCGGTGGTGCTGACGACCGGCGGCATCGGCGGCGACCACGAGCTGGTCCGCGCGGCCTGGCCGCCCCGGCTCGGGCAGGTGCCGACCCGCATGGTCACCGGCGTCCCCGCGCACGTCGACGGCCGCGGGATCGGGATCGCCCACGCGGCGGGCGCCAGCCTGATCCACCCGGACCGCATGTGGCACTACACCGAGGGGGTCCACGACTGGGACCCGATCTGGCCGGGCCACGGGATCCGGATCCTGCCCGGTCCCTCCTCGCTGTGGCTGGACGCGCACGGCCGGCGGCTGCCCGGGCCGCTCTACCCCGGCTTCGACACGCTGGGGACGCTGGCGCACCTGCGTCGGACCGGTGCGGACCACAGCTGGTTCGTGCTGACCCGGACCATCGCCGGCAAGGAGCTCGCGCTGTCCGGGCAGGAGCAGAACCTCGACCTGACGCAACGGTCCTGGCGGGGCGTCGCCCAGCGCGCGACGACCGACGTCCCGGCCGCCGTCCAGGCCTTCCTCGACCACGGGGAGGACTTCCTGCAGGCCCCCACCCTTGACGGGCTGATCGAGCAGATGACGGCGCTGGAGCCGGGTGCCGGCCTCGACCCCGAGCAGGTGCGCCGGGAGGTGCGCGCCCGGGACCTGCAGGTCGCCAACCCCTTCGGCAAGGACGGCCAGCTGGCGCACGTCCGCGACTCCCGGAACTACCTGGGCGACAAGCTGATCCGCACCGCACCGCCGCACCGCCTCGAGGACCCCGAGCACGGCCCGATGATCGCGATCCGACTGTCCGTGCTGACCCGCAAGACGCTCGGCGGCATCGAGACCGACCTGTCGGGGCGGGTCCTGCGCCCCGGCGGCGCCGTGCTCCCCGGCCTGTATGCCGCCGGCGAGGCCGCCGGCTTCGGGGGTGGCGGGATGCACGGCTACCGCGCCCTGGAGGGGACCTTCCTCGGCGGGTGCCTCTTCAGCGGGCGGCAGGCCGGGCGGGCGGTGGCTGCAGCCACGGCGTGA
- a CDS encoding alpha/beta hydrolase, translated as MTRHRTAAAVIALTTLSTTVAATLPATAATPASTPGSTPAARAGGPAAAYASVRKDDAARAAALRAMATPRITWTRCGPGLQCGTLEVPLDYDNPALGTTKLDVSRRPADKPGNRIGSLFTNPGGPGGPATQSVPLFAQLLGPQVRARFDIIGVGPRGIEGQDLARCVGKPGDVMPQLSEHAFPLWDKEFEEHFAYDRAYRKTCRTNMPRILQHMSTADTARDMDLARRALGDKQLSYYGISYGSFLGETYAALFPDKVRALVVDGVLDPVAWTTGRGNEARTKPVTERLLSHKGAQEALMSAFAECERVGTARCAEAKTVRKDWDAILAKLSKEPVDLGDGNYLRYDDVIGQALRVLYSPDDIPMLMQLIHQLREQIAPSTPATRRAAAAAPRAGTADVVKRFKALVAKVDRKHPVPAPLTGSAAPKRAHRTNGPSLSLAPAGSASGAAAAAEPEPDAPVYDAGFHGVLCSDSVNPADPRSFIMADRRTKWEAPGFGPAWLWAASPCPGWPGMSGDAYRGPFTKKTSAPVLIIGNHHDPATPYSGAVAYRKLLPTSRLVTLRNGFGHGALGVSGCVDKVRTQYLVNRLVPAADVTCNPDHELFTRLD; from the coding sequence GTGACTCGACACCGCACGGCTGCGGCCGTGATCGCGCTGACCACCCTGTCCACGACCGTCGCGGCCACGCTGCCGGCGACCGCCGCGACGCCCGCTTCGACGCCCGGTTCGACGCCTGCGGCGCGGGCGGGCGGCCCCGCGGCGGCATACGCCTCGGTCCGCAAGGACGACGCGGCCCGGGCCGCGGCGCTGCGAGCCATGGCGACGCCGCGCATCACCTGGACCCGCTGCGGCCCGGGGCTGCAGTGCGGCACGCTCGAGGTGCCGCTCGACTACGACAACCCGGCGCTCGGCACGACCAAGCTCGACGTGAGCCGCCGGCCGGCCGACAAGCCGGGCAACCGGATCGGGTCGCTCTTCACCAACCCGGGCGGCCCCGGCGGCCCGGCCACCCAGTCGGTGCCGCTCTTCGCCCAGCTGCTGGGCCCGCAGGTGCGGGCCCGCTTCGACATCATCGGGGTGGGGCCGCGGGGGATCGAGGGCCAGGACCTCGCCCGGTGCGTGGGCAAGCCCGGTGACGTCATGCCGCAGCTCTCCGAGCACGCGTTCCCGTTGTGGGACAAGGAGTTCGAGGAGCACTTCGCCTACGACCGGGCCTACCGCAAGACCTGCCGGACCAACATGCCCCGGATCCTGCAGCACATGTCCACCGCCGACACGGCCCGCGACATGGACCTCGCTCGGCGCGCCCTCGGGGACAAGCAGCTGAGCTACTACGGCATCTCCTACGGCAGCTTCCTCGGCGAGACCTACGCCGCGCTCTTCCCGGACAAGGTGCGGGCCCTCGTGGTCGACGGCGTGCTCGACCCCGTCGCCTGGACCACCGGCCGCGGCAACGAGGCCCGGACCAAGCCCGTCACGGAGCGGCTGCTGTCGCACAAGGGCGCCCAGGAGGCGCTGATGTCCGCCTTCGCCGAGTGCGAGCGCGTCGGCACGGCCCGCTGCGCCGAGGCCAAGACGGTCCGCAAGGACTGGGACGCCATCCTGGCCAAGCTGTCCAAGGAGCCCGTGGACCTCGGGGACGGCAACTACCTGCGCTACGACGACGTCATCGGCCAGGCGCTGCGGGTGCTCTACTCCCCCGACGACATCCCGATGCTCATGCAGCTGATCCACCAGCTGCGCGAGCAGATCGCCCCCTCGACTCCGGCCACGCGCCGCGCTGCGGCTGCCGCGCCGCGCGCCGGGACCGCCGACGTCGTGAAGCGCTTCAAGGCCCTCGTCGCCAAGGTCGACCGCAAGCACCCCGTGCCGGCACCGCTGACCGGGTCCGCCGCGCCCAAGCGGGCCCACCGCACCAACGGCCCGTCGCTGTCGCTCGCCCCCGCCGGTTCTGCTTCGGGTGCGGCTGCGGCTGCGGAGCCGGAGCCCGACGCGCCGGTCTACGACGCGGGCTTCCACGGGGTGCTGTGCTCGGACTCCGTCAACCCCGCCGACCCCCGGTCGTTCATCATGGCCGACCGCCGGACCAAGTGGGAGGCACCGGGATTCGGGCCGGCCTGGCTGTGGGCGGCCAGCCCCTGCCCGGGGTGGCCGGGGATGTCCGGGGACGCCTACCGGGGCCCCTTCACCAAGAAGACCTCCGCCCCCGTCCTCATCATCGGCAACCACCACGACCCCGCGACGCCCTACAGCGGGGCGGTGGCCTACCGCAAGCTGCTGCCGACCTCACGGCTGGTGACGCTGCGCAACGGCTTCGGCCACGGCGCCCTCGGGGTGAGCGGGTGCGTAGACAAGGTCCGCACGCAGTACCTCGTCAACCGGCTGGTCCCGGCCGCTGACGTGACCTGCAACCCCGACCACGAGCTGTTCACCCGCCTCGACTAG
- the efeB gene encoding iron uptake transporter deferrochelatase/peroxidase subunit: MGESLSRRGLLGWGAASAAVGAAGFAGGMATASASPGQAGPGGSGGSGSGGSGAGGSGSGATDSHPFYGTHQAGIVTPAQDRLHFAAFDVTTTAREDLVALLTAWTAAAAELTAGRPVGGDPTSYDAPPHDSGEAEGLHASRLTLTFGFGPSLFRDAAGRDRFGLGARQPAALQRLPHFPGDALDPRRSDGDLCVQACADDPQIAVHAIRNLARIGMGVVSLRWSQLGYGRTSSTSTAQATPRNLFGFKDGTANLKAEDPSALDAHLWVGRGDDARAGWLAGGSYLVARRIAMNLETWDRTSLREQEAIIGRDRREGAPLSGGKEFTGVDFGVAGRGGKPLVPASSHVAMAHPSRNGGVQMLRRGYNYTDGSDDLGRMDAGLFFIAYVRDPRKQYIPMQTRMAKQDALQEYLQHRASALFAIPPGVREGEHLGQALFT; the protein is encoded by the coding sequence ATGGGCGAGTCCCTCTCTCGTCGTGGGCTGCTCGGCTGGGGCGCTGCCTCGGCCGCGGTGGGTGCTGCCGGCTTCGCCGGTGGTATGGCGACCGCCTCCGCCTCGCCGGGGCAGGCCGGCCCGGGCGGCTCTGGCGGGTCTGGGTCTGGCGGGTCTGGGGCTGGTGGCTCCGGCTCGGGCGCGACCGACAGCCACCCGTTCTACGGGACCCACCAGGCCGGGATCGTGACGCCGGCCCAGGACCGGCTCCACTTCGCCGCCTTCGACGTGACCACCACTGCCCGTGAGGATCTCGTCGCGCTGCTCACCGCGTGGACCGCCGCTGCCGCCGAGCTCACCGCCGGCCGACCGGTCGGCGGCGACCCCACCAGCTATGACGCGCCACCCCACGACTCCGGCGAGGCGGAGGGCCTGCACGCGTCGCGGCTGACGCTGACCTTCGGCTTCGGGCCGTCGCTCTTCCGGGACGCGGCGGGGCGGGACCGGTTCGGCCTGGGGGCGCGGCAACCCGCTGCGCTGCAACGACTTCCGCACTTCCCCGGTGACGCGCTCGACCCCCGCCGCTCCGACGGAGACCTGTGCGTGCAGGCCTGCGCGGACGACCCGCAGATCGCGGTGCACGCCATACGCAACCTGGCCCGGATCGGGATGGGCGTCGTCTCGCTGCGGTGGTCCCAGCTGGGCTACGGTCGGACCTCGTCGACCTCGACCGCGCAGGCCACGCCGCGAAATCTCTTCGGCTTCAAGGACGGCACCGCCAACCTCAAGGCGGAGGACCCGTCCGCGCTGGACGCCCACCTGTGGGTGGGGCGCGGCGACGACGCCCGGGCCGGGTGGCTGGCCGGGGGCTCCTACCTCGTGGCCCGCCGGATCGCCATGAACCTCGAGACCTGGGACCGGACCTCGCTGCGCGAGCAGGAGGCGATCATCGGCCGGGACCGACGCGAGGGGGCGCCGCTGTCGGGCGGCAAGGAGTTCACCGGCGTCGACTTCGGCGTCGCCGGTCGCGGCGGCAAGCCGCTCGTGCCCGCGAGCTCCCATGTGGCGATGGCACATCCGTCCCGCAACGGCGGCGTGCAGATGCTGCGGCGCGGCTACAACTACACGGACGGGTCGGACGACCTCGGGCGGATGGACGCGGGGCTGTTCTTCATCGCCTACGTCCGGGACCCCCGCAAGCAGTACATCCCCATGCAGACCCGGATGGCCAAGCAGGACGCCCTGCAGGAGTACCTCCAGCACCGGGCGTCGGCGTTGTTCGCCATACCGCCGGGTGTCCGCGAGGGTGAGCACCTCGGTCAGGCCCTCTTTACCTGA
- the efeO gene encoding iron uptake system protein EfeO, which translates to MTRLATSGALLAVAALALTACTDNAPASGGGTQAAAAKGALTVSSTDTECQVSAAEAPSGTVKFSVTNNGSTVTEFYLLGQDGLRIVAEVENIGPGLSRDLVTKVAPGSYFTACKPGMVGDGIRKAFTVTDSGVGLEAQGADKELVDTANRQYSSYVKDQTEQLLAGTRKFAAAYKAGDVATAKALYAPTRAHWERIEPVAESFGDLDPMMDAREADLEPGQQWTGWHVAEKDLWPPKTGHTALTAARRAEIADKLVKDTETLHARTRTMTFTADQIGNGAKSLLEEVAKGKVTGEEEIWSHTDLWDFQANVDGARVAWEGLRPLLKRKDPGLDAQLQLRFGALQKLLDQHRSGAGFVTYDTLSKEEVKALSDAVNALSEPLSRLTAAVV; encoded by the coding sequence ATGACCCGCCTCGCCACCTCCGGCGCCCTCCTCGCCGTGGCCGCGCTCGCGCTGACCGCGTGCACCGACAACGCGCCCGCCTCGGGCGGCGGCACCCAGGCCGCGGCGGCCAAGGGCGCCCTCACGGTGTCCTCCACCGACACCGAGTGCCAGGTCTCCGCGGCCGAGGCGCCCTCGGGGACGGTGAAGTTCAGCGTCACCAACAACGGCTCCACAGTGACCGAGTTCTACCTGCTGGGGCAGGACGGCCTGCGCATCGTCGCCGAGGTGGAGAACATCGGGCCCGGCCTGAGCCGCGACCTGGTGACCAAGGTCGCGCCCGGCAGCTACTTCACGGCGTGCAAGCCGGGGATGGTGGGGGACGGCATCCGCAAGGCCTTCACCGTGACCGACTCCGGGGTCGGCCTCGAGGCGCAGGGCGCCGACAAGGAGCTCGTCGACACCGCCAACCGGCAGTACTCCTCCTACGTGAAGGACCAGACCGAGCAGCTGCTCGCCGGGACCAGGAAGTTCGCCGCCGCCTACAAGGCCGGCGACGTCGCGACCGCCAAGGCGCTCTACGCCCCGACGCGCGCGCACTGGGAGCGGATCGAGCCGGTGGCCGAGAGCTTCGGCGACCTCGACCCGATGATGGACGCCCGCGAGGCCGACCTCGAGCCCGGTCAGCAGTGGACCGGCTGGCACGTCGCCGAGAAGGACCTGTGGCCGCCGAAGACCGGCCACACCGCCCTCACGGCCGCCCGCCGCGCCGAGATCGCGGACAAGCTCGTCAAGGACACCGAGACCCTGCACGCCCGGACCCGCACCATGACCTTCACCGCCGACCAGATCGGCAACGGCGCCAAGAGCCTGCTCGAGGAGGTCGCCAAGGGCAAGGTCACCGGCGAGGAGGAGATCTGGAGCCACACCGACCTGTGGGACTTCCAGGCCAACGTGGACGGCGCCCGCGTCGCGTGGGAGGGGCTGCGACCGCTGCTCAAGCGCAAGGACCCAGGGCTGGACGCCCAGCTGCAGCTGCGCTTCGGTGCCCTGCAGAAGCTGCTGGACCAGCACCGCAGCGGCGCCGGCTTCGTCACCTACGACACGCTCTCCAAGGAGGAGGTGAAGGCGCTGTCCGACGCCGTCAACGCGCTGTCCGAGCCGTTGTCGCGACTGACCGCCGCCGTCGTCTGA
- the efeU gene encoding iron uptake transporter permease EfeU — protein MLANYLIGLREGLEASLVVVILVAYLVKSGRQQLLPRIWAGVAAAVAISLAFGAVLTFGPKGLTFEAQEAIGGGLSIVAVGFVTWMIFWMARHSRALSGELKGAVDRAVEGARGGLVLVAMLAVGREGLETALFLWAATQAAARDNASTTAPLVGALLGLLTAVALTVAVYKGALRLDLGAFFRWTGGFLVLIAGGVLAYAVHDLQEAGLLPGLHTLAFDVSHIIEPSSWGATLLKGIFNFSPAMTVLEVTAWLAYVIPVMALFVTKVRRPTPPAGREAATGIRQGASA, from the coding sequence ATGCTCGCGAACTACCTGATCGGCCTCCGGGAGGGCCTGGAGGCGTCGCTCGTCGTCGTCATCCTCGTCGCCTACCTCGTGAAGTCCGGCCGGCAGCAGCTGCTGCCCCGCATCTGGGCGGGTGTCGCCGCGGCCGTCGCCATCTCGCTGGCGTTCGGCGCGGTCCTGACCTTCGGTCCCAAGGGGCTGACGTTCGAGGCGCAGGAGGCGATCGGCGGCGGGCTGTCCATCGTGGCAGTGGGATTCGTGACCTGGATGATCTTCTGGATGGCGCGCCACTCGCGGGCGCTGTCCGGCGAGCTCAAGGGCGCCGTCGACCGGGCCGTCGAGGGGGCCCGCGGCGGTCTCGTGCTCGTCGCGATGCTCGCCGTCGGCCGCGAGGGGCTCGAGACCGCGCTCTTCCTCTGGGCTGCCACCCAGGCCGCCGCCCGCGACAACGCCTCCACCACCGCCCCCCTCGTCGGGGCGCTGCTCGGGCTGCTCACGGCGGTCGCGCTGACCGTCGCCGTCTACAAGGGCGCCCTGCGGCTCGACCTCGGCGCCTTCTTCCGCTGGACCGGCGGCTTCCTCGTGCTCATCGCCGGCGGGGTGCTCGCCTACGCCGTGCACGACCTGCAGGAGGCCGGCCTCCTCCCCGGCCTGCACACCCTCGCCTTCGACGTGTCGCACATCATCGAGCCCAGCTCGTGGGGCGCCACCCTGCTCAAGGGCATCTTCAACTTCTCGCCCGCGATGACCGTGCTCGAGGTCACCGCCTGGCTCGCCTACGTCATCCCGGTGATGGCGCTCTTCGTCACCAAGGTGCGCCGCCCCACCCCACCCGCCGGCCGGGAAGCCGCGACCGGCATACGCCAAGGAGCCTCTGCATGA
- the ligD gene encoding non-homologous end-joining DNA ligase, with amino-acid sequence MAESADHVRVEVDGRTLRLSSLDKVLYPETGTTKAQVISYYAQVAPLLLEQLRDRAVTRIRWPSGTGGPSFFEKNLPRGAPSWIRTVTLPAPGSTKARETITYPIIDSVAGLTWLANLAALELHVHQWRVSPSGEALHPDRLVVDLDPGPGAGLAECSQVALWARDILCDMGIQELWPVTSGSKGLQLYAELDGSHPVAVVREVAQGLAVALEAAHPRLVVSSMVKAKRGGKVLVDWSQNTASKTTICPWSLRGKLGRPTVAAPREWTELEDAASGRALLEQLSLDDALSRMA; translated from the coding sequence ATGGCTGAGTCCGCGGACCACGTGCGGGTCGAGGTGGACGGGCGGACGCTGCGGCTGAGCTCGCTGGACAAGGTGCTCTACCCCGAGACCGGGACGACCAAGGCCCAGGTCATCTCCTACTACGCGCAGGTGGCGCCGCTGCTGCTCGAGCAGCTGCGCGACCGGGCGGTCACCCGCATCCGATGGCCCTCGGGGACGGGCGGGCCATCGTTCTTCGAGAAGAACCTGCCCCGCGGCGCGCCCTCCTGGATCCGCACGGTGACGCTGCCCGCGCCCGGCTCGACGAAGGCCCGCGAGACCATCACCTACCCGATCATCGACTCCGTCGCGGGGCTGACGTGGCTGGCCAACCTGGCCGCGCTCGAGCTGCACGTCCACCAGTGGCGGGTGTCGCCGTCGGGGGAGGCGCTGCACCCGGACCGGCTGGTCGTCGACCTCGACCCGGGGCCAGGCGCGGGGCTGGCCGAGTGCTCCCAGGTGGCGTTGTGGGCGCGGGACATCCTGTGCGACATGGGGATCCAGGAGCTGTGGCCGGTCACGTCGGGCTCCAAGGGACTCCAGCTGTATGCCGAGCTCGACGGCAGCCACCCCGTCGCCGTGGTGCGCGAGGTGGCCCAGGGGTTGGCGGTGGCGCTCGAGGCGGCCCACCCCAGGCTGGTGGTGTCGTCGATGGTCAAGGCCAAGCGCGGCGGCAAGGTGCTGGTCGACTGGAGCCAGAACACCGCCTCCAAGACGACCATCTGCCCGTGGTCGCTGCGGGGGAAGCTCGGCCGGCCGACGGTGGCGGCGCCGCGGGAGTGGACCGAGCTGGAGGATGCCGCGTCGGGGCGGGCGCTGCTCGAGCAGCTGTCCCTGGACGACGCGCTGAGTCGGATGGCTTGA